The following are from one region of the Dermacentor albipictus isolate Rhodes 1998 colony chromosome 5, USDA_Dalb.pri_finalv2, whole genome shotgun sequence genome:
- the Gem2 gene encoding gem-associated protein 2 isoform X1, giving the protein MSDDDKPELMYPAFPVEDTGEEYDLDLPPTTANEYLRRVQLEASNCPDVVVADLDTSQFLAKQTVSFSNSNDCPPPPEGFAPSREWQRKQVYNFHIAREKIIKQKALLKRSKERCSVKLPRFEERDRWKAVFCGSAAPSIHPLVSIVTTIPQQSIEAVISYSARWIEEEGFCASMGKWLYALLACVEKPLHPDMCSNIRALARACASARRKLTSKDDPNLAPLNLIICLIACYFNQTDLADK; this is encoded by the exons ATGTCAGACGACGACAAGCCCGAGCTTATGTACCCTGCCTTTCCTGTGGAAGACACTGGGGAAGAATACGACTTGGACCTCCCTCCCACAACAGCAAATGAATACTTGAGAAGGGTCCA ATTAGAAGCCAGCAATTGCCCCGATGTTGTTGTGGCAGACTTGGACACTAGCCAGTTTCTGGCCAAGCAAACTGTATCTTTCAGTAAC TCTAATGATTGTCCACCACCCCCAGAGGGTTTTGCGCCTTCACGTGAATGGCAGAGGAAACAGGTCTACAACTTCCACATTGCTAGAGAG aaaATCATCAAACAAAAGGCCCTTTTGAAAAGGAGTAAGGAAAGGTGTTCTGTGAAGCTG CCCAGATTTGAAGAGAGGGACCGATGGAAGGCAGTCTTTTGCGGCTCTGCTGCACCAAGCATTCATCCTCTTGTCAGCATTGTCACTACCATCCCACAG CAATCAATAGAAGCAGTAATCAGCTACAGTGCACGATGGATTGAAGAGGAAGGGTTCTGTGCTAGTATG GGAAAGTGGCTGTATGCCCTGCTCGCTTGTGTGGAGAAGCCACTGCACCCAGATATGTGCTCCAACATCCGTGCCTTGGCACGTGCTTGTGCATCAGCAAGGAGGAAATTG ACATCCAAAGATGACCCCAACCTTGCACCTTTGAACCTCATCATATGCCTCATCGCTTGCTACTTCAACCAGACAGACTTGGCAGACAAGTGA
- the Gem2 gene encoding gem-associated protein 2 isoform X2: MSDDDKPELMYPAFPVEDTGEEYDLDLPPTTANEYLRRVQLEASNCPDVVVADLDTSQFLAKQTVSFSNSNDCPPPPEGFAPSREWQRKQVYNFHIAREKIIKQKALLKRSKERCSVKLPRFEERDRWKAVFCGSAAPSIHPLVSIVTTIPQQSIEAVISYSARWIEEEGFCASMGKWLYALLACVEKPLHPDMCSNIRALARACASARRKLQRCHRRTAGEPYTAAHRK; the protein is encoded by the exons ATGTCAGACGACGACAAGCCCGAGCTTATGTACCCTGCCTTTCCTGTGGAAGACACTGGGGAAGAATACGACTTGGACCTCCCTCCCACAACAGCAAATGAATACTTGAGAAGGGTCCA ATTAGAAGCCAGCAATTGCCCCGATGTTGTTGTGGCAGACTTGGACACTAGCCAGTTTCTGGCCAAGCAAACTGTATCTTTCAGTAAC TCTAATGATTGTCCACCACCCCCAGAGGGTTTTGCGCCTTCACGTGAATGGCAGAGGAAACAGGTCTACAACTTCCACATTGCTAGAGAG aaaATCATCAAACAAAAGGCCCTTTTGAAAAGGAGTAAGGAAAGGTGTTCTGTGAAGCTG CCCAGATTTGAAGAGAGGGACCGATGGAAGGCAGTCTTTTGCGGCTCTGCTGCACCAAGCATTCATCCTCTTGTCAGCATTGTCACTACCATCCCACAG CAATCAATAGAAGCAGTAATCAGCTACAGTGCACGATGGATTGAAGAGGAAGGGTTCTGTGCTAGTATG GGAAAGTGGCTGTATGCCCTGCTCGCTTGTGTGGAGAAGCCACTGCACCCAGATATGTGCTCCAACATCCGTGCCTTGGCACGTGCTTGTGCATCAGCAAGGAGGAAATTG CAAAGATGTCATAGGCGCACTGCAGGAGAACCCTATACAGCCGCACACCGGAAATAA